The Onychomys torridus chromosome 4, mOncTor1.1, whole genome shotgun sequence genome includes a window with the following:
- the Atf2 gene encoding LOW QUALITY PROTEIN: cyclic AMP-dependent transcription factor ATF-2 (The sequence of the model RefSeq protein was modified relative to this genomic sequence to represent the inferred CDS: deleted 1 base in 1 codon), which translates to MSDDKPFLCTAPGCGQRFTNEDHLAVHKHKHEMTLKFGPARNDSVIVADQTPTPTRFLKNCEEVGLFNELASPFENEFKKASEDDIKKMPLDLSPLATPIIRSKIEEPSVVETTHQDSPLPHPESTTSDEKEVPLAQTAQPTSAIVRPASLQVPNVLLTSSDSSVIIQQAVPSPTSSTVITQAPSSNRPIVPVPGPFPLLLHLPNGQTMPVAIPASITSSNAHVPAAVPLVRPVSMVPSVPGIPGPSSPQPVQSEAKMRLKAALTQQHPPVTNGDTVKGRGSGLGRTQSEESRQQSLQQPATSTTETPASPAHTTPQTQNTSGRRRRAANEDPDEKRRKFLERNRAAASRCRQKRKVWVQSLEKKAEDLSSLNGQLQSEVTLLRNEVAQLKQLLLAHKDCPVTAMQKKSGYHAADKDDSSEDLSVPSSPHTEAIQHSSVSTSNGVSSTSKAEAVATSVLTQMADQSTEPALSQMVMAPSSQHSPQEVD; encoded by the exons CGTTTTACCAACGAGGATCATTTGGCTGTCCATAAACATAAACATGAGATGACACTGAAATTTGGTCCAGCACGTAATGACAGTGTCATTGTGGCTG ATCAGACACCAACACCAACAAGATTCCTAAAAAACTGTGAAGAAGTGGGTTTGTTTAATGAGTTGGCAAGTCCGTTTGAGAATGAATTCAAGAAGGCTTCAGAGGATGACATTAAAAAA ATGCCTCTAGATTTGTCCCCTCTGGCAACTCCCATCATAAGAAGCAAAATTGAGGAACCTTCTGTTGTAGAAACAACTCACCAGGATAGCCCTTTACCTCACCCAGAGTCTACTACCAGTGATGAAAAG GAAGTACCATTGGCACAAACTGCACAGCCCACATCAGCTATCGTTCGTCCAGCATCATTACAGGTTCCTAATGTGCTGCTCACAAGTTCTGACTCAAGTGTAATTATTCAACAAGCAGTACCTTCACCAACCTCAAGTACTGTAATCACCCAGGCACCATCCTCTAACAGGCCAATTGT tccTGTACCAGGCCCATTTCCTCTTCTATTACATCTTCCTAATGGACAAACCATGCCCGTTGCTATTCCTGCATCAATTACAAGTTCTAATGCGCATGTTCCAGCTGCAGTTCCA CTTGTTCGACCAGTCTCCATGGTGCCTAGTGTTCCAGGAATTCCAGGCCCTTCCTCCCCTCAGCCAGTCCAATCAGAGGCAAAAATG AGATTAAAAGCTGCTTTAACCCAGCAACACCCTCCAGTTACCAATGGTGATACTGTAAAAGGCCGTGGCAGTGGGTTGGGTAGAACTCAGTCTGAAGAATCTCGTCAGCAGTCCCTACAGCAGCCGGCCACATCCACGACAGAGACTCCG GCTTCTCCGGCTCACACAACTCCGCAGACCCAAAATACAAGTGGCCGTCGAAGAAGAGCAGCTAATGAAGATCCtgatgagaaaaggagaaagtttcTAGAACGAAATAGAGCAGCAGCTTCAAGATGCCGACAAAAAAGGAAagtctgggttcagtccttagagaagaaagcagaagacttgagttcactAAATGGCCAGCTGCAG AGCGAAGTCACCCTGCTGAGAAACGAAGTGGCACAGCTGAAACAGCTGCTTCTGGCTCATAAAGATTGCCCTGTAACCGCCATGCAGAAGAAGTCTGGCTATCATG CTGCTGATAAAGATGACAGTTCAGAAGACCTCTCCGTGCCAAGCAGCCCACATACAGAAGCAATCCAGCACAGCTCTGTCAGCACATCCAATGGAGTCAGCTCAACGTCAAAGGCAGAAGCTGTGGCTACTTCAGTCCTCACCCAGATGGCGGACCAGAGCACGGAGCCTGCGCTTTCCCAGATGGTCATGGCTCCTTCCTCCCAG CACAGCCCTCAGGAAGTTGATTAA